The genomic region GCCGCCGGAGCTGCCGTTGCGGCGCAGGCGCAGGCGTCCCGCCTCCAGGTCCAGGTCGTCGTGGATGACCAGGATCTCCTCTGGGGCGATCCGGTAGTAGCGGGCCAGGGGGGCGACGGCCTCGCCGGAGGCGTTCATGTAGGTCAGGGGTTTGACCAGGAGGACCCGCTGCCGGCGGCCATTGTCCTGGACCCAGCCGCTGCCCAGGCGTGCCCGATGTTGCATTTTGTCCAGGGGGATCTGGTGCCGCTCGCTGAACAGATCCACGCACTGGAAGCCGATGTTGTGCCTGTTTTTCGCATAGCGCGGGCCGGGATTGCCCAGGCCCACGATCATCTTGATTTCTGCCACGATATCCTATTCCAACACAAAAGGCCCATCTTCCGCCAATGGGGGGCTTATCGACCTGCGTTTTGGCTGCGCAGGCGGCCTCCCATTGGGAAGATGAGCAAATCGGGGTGAGCAAACAGAGAAAGGGCAATCACTCCCGAACGGGAGGCTTGCCCCTGTCATCACATCCGATCAGCTGTACTGTTTCCAGAGCCAGCTGAAGAGCCGTTTGCCCGCGTACAGGGCGGCCACGCCGAAGAACAGGGCGGCGCTGAAGCGCACGCCGTTCCAGAACTGCCGGCGCAGACGATTCAGGGACAACGCCTCGCCCAGCTGCCGGGTGACGCTGTCGCCGGGCTCCGCCACCACCGCCGGGCTCTCACCGGCCGTCCCGACCACGGAGCCACCGGCCCCGGCTGCGCCTGCTGTGTCTGTGCTCGTGTCCGCCGGGGGGGCCAGCACAGCTGCCACGGCCACGGTGGGGGTGGGTGTCGGTTCGGCCAGTTCCGGCTGGCTGACTTCCCCCACCACGGGTGTGGGTTGGGGCGCAGGCGTGAACGTGGCCGTGGGGATGGGCGTCG from Litorilinea aerophila harbors:
- the pth gene encoding aminoacyl-tRNA hydrolase, translated to MIVGLGNPGPRYAKNRHNIGFQCVDLFSERHQIPLDKMQHRARLGSGWVQDNGRRQRVLLVKPLTYMNASGEAVAPLARYYRIAPEEILVIHDDLDLEAGRLRLRRNGSSGGQRGVQSIINQLGSQDFHRARVGIGRPPGRMDPAAYVLQDFSPQEEAEIFGPLRVTVCDAVVCWLFEGIEAAMNRFNR